A part of Augochlora pura isolate Apur16 chromosome 1, APUR_v2.2.1, whole genome shotgun sequence genomic DNA contains:
- the LOC144470450 gene encoding nuclear receptor subfamily 2 group E member 1, which yields MNAVAARLSVWGCSTFDQPRRMGAGDRLLDILCTVCGDRSSGKHYGTYSCDGCSGFFKRSIHENRKYVCKEQGALKGCCPINKKLRNQCRACRLAMCFKAKMNRDAVQHVRGPRKPKPHSMISEKQQSPIENDDRLRTGPGSGYVLLPSRRIRCNQRIMPYPRPVGLVQKPPEDSQSPVSLALSHSPSATTLYSAPPNVTLPPQPPLLQILMSAEKCQELAWNARLQPESEYSLEQTEVSLNSSGTLQTIPPIREPLQETTARLLFMAVRWVHSLPPVQALSKHDQLLLLGASWTQLFLLHLSQWFISCNISGLLEDEQIRERLSKDEATTNQDLITIQSIICRFRQLAPDVGECGCMKAVALFTPETEGLEAVDSVKMLQDQAQCILGDYTSSRYLQQSGRCGTLMYLVGYLKSVSSKTVERLFFRETIGEIPISRLLDNMCKMLNPRD from the exons gCGACAGACTGCTCGATATACTGTGTACTGTATGCGGTGATCGTAGCTCTGGGAAACACTACGGCACCTACAGTTGCGACG GTTGCTCGGGATTTTTCAAGAGGAGCATCCACGAGAATCGGAAATACGTGTGCAAGGAGCAGGGCGCTTTGAAAGGGTGCTGCCCTATTAATAAGAAACTGAGGAACCAATGCCGTGCTTGTCGTCTTGCTATGTGTTTTAAAGCTAAGATGAACAGAGACG CAGTACAACATGTACGTGGTCCGAGGAAGCCGAAACCTCATTCAATGATTTCCGAGAAACAACAGTCGCCGATTGAGAACGACGATCGATTGAGGACTGGCCCTGGATCCGGTTATGTTCTATTACCTTCCAG AAGGATAAGGTGCAACCAAAGGATCATGCCTTACCCGCGACCAGTGGGGCTGGTACAGAAACCGCCGGAAGACTCTCAATCCCCTGTATCGCTGGCTCTGTCGCATTCACCGTCGGCCACGACCCTCTATTCCGCGCCCCCGAACGTCACCCTGCCGCCGCAGCCTCCCCTTCTTCAGATACTAATGTCCGCCGAGAAGTGTCAG GAACTCGCATGGAACGCAAGGCTGCAACCGGAGTCCGAGTATTCCCTGGAGCAAACGGAAGTCAGTTTGAACTCGTCGGGAACATTACAAACGATTCCACCTATACGAGAACCATTACAG GAAACAACCGCTCGTTTGCTGTTTATGGCTGTGAGATGGGTTCACTCTCTACCACCTGTCCAAGCGCTTTCGAAACACGATCAATTGTTACTGCTAGGAGCCTCGTGGACGCAACTTTTTCTACTTCATCTGTCGCAATGGTTTATATCCTGCAATATCTCGGGATTGCTGGAGGACGAACAGATACGAGAGAGACTGTCGAAGGACGAGGCCACGACGAATCAGGATTTGATCACGATCCAG tccATAATATGTCGCTTCAGGCAATTAGCACCCGACGTTGGTGAATGTGGATGTATGAAAGCAGTGGCACTATTTACTCCAG AAACGGAGGGTCTGGAAGCGGTGGATTCGGTGAAAATGTTACAAGACCAGGCGCAGTGCATCCTGGGTGATTACACGTCGTCGCGGTATCTACAACAATCGGGCAGATGCGGTACGCTGATGTACCTTGTCGGCTATCTGAAATCCGTCAGCTCGAAGACCGTCGAGCGTCTGTTCTTCCGCGAGACCATAGGCGAGATTCCCATCTCACGTTTGTTGGACAACATGTGTAAAATGTTGAATCCTAGGGACTGA